A genomic window from Triticum urartu cultivar G1812 chromosome 7, Tu2.1, whole genome shotgun sequence includes:
- the LOC125519400 gene encoding uncharacterized protein LOC125519400, producing the protein MSLSTQDDASTRGEPHPRVPLSLAPTKAERGFHPRLWHSHNRHHCPPLHGAPTVAPHATVGTATPTITNLSPPPQHPCATGSYTARRAEQHHDNLDVSTSPHPPAATASSAQNHAAKRCLRGQDTNMQIWSPSAPRSPVARSPHAAAPQTPEDRQPATSNRLQIRRATEQLLTGPTAPVAWPPTTHRRGAPPPWHEDAAPAFMCRRAGHHRPSRDINTQTLPESPTSPLAAGPPPPRLGVAMGCDTGGFLFFIYFLILGSRRPPALPTGQEMASPLTDLPVHLLAEIFLWLLDPADLARASAACVTFRRLATNGSFLRAFRSLHAPLHLALLNLGGFHPALPPHPSAPTARALALVADFKFSFLPSHRRWIVWDVRDGRVLLSRKITEDGQPRVFPELAVCDPLHRRYFLLPPVPDDLAASVEHRLPHPFLAPIGEEEAAPTEETAFRVICLAPGKTKLAAFAFSWSTGQWRDAASKYLSDLGLAMGDSDMMSWMNPFYLRRHYAYGCFYWDFLVVKRNLLVVLDIRRMEFSIAELPPGEWYRKGVAIVEAGEARLGMFGLRGENEIASDLSYAIVRNSGESTNQWLMEKTISLDSGYHYFIKAVTERCLLLMRTESLRGSPIEKPLLEYFTMDINTLQLQRIQWSRQQISFSEFRVVAVSIPWSCHQM; encoded by the exons ATGAGCCTGAGCACCCAAGACGACGCCTCGACAAGAGGGGAACCACACCCACGGGTGCCATTGTCGTTGGCACCAACCAAGGCGGAGCGAGGCTTTCACCCGAGGCTCTGGCACTCCCACAACCGCCACCACTGCCCACCTCTGCACGGAGCACCTACCGTGGCACCTCATGCCACGGTAGGCACCGCCACGCCAACAATCACAAACCTGAGTCCGCCGCCTCAGCATCCATGCGCCACCGGCAGCTACACTGCACGCAGAGCCGAGCAACACCACGACAACCTCGACGTGAGCACATCCCCGCACCCTCCAGCGGCCACAGCTAGCTCTGCCCAAAACCATGCAGCAAAGCGCTGCCTGAGGGGGCAGGACACAAACATGCAAATCTGGAGTCCCAGCGCCCCGCGCAGTCCGGTCGCCAGGAGCCCACACGCAGCCGCACCTCAAACGCCTGAAGACCGCCAACCTGCGACTTCCAATCGCCTCCAGATCCGGCGAGCAACTGAGCAACTGCTCACCGGCCCCACAGCCCCCGTTGCATGGCCACCAACCACCCACCGGAGAGGGGCTCCACCACCATGGCACGAGGATGCCGCCCCAGCCTTCATGTGTCGACGAGCAGGCCACCACCGCCCCAGCCGCGACATCAACACTCAGACGCTGCCAGAATCTCCCACGTCACCTTTGGCAGCTggcccgccgccgccacggctAGGTGTCGCCATGGGGTGTGATACTGGGGGGTTCTTGTTTTTCATATATTTCCTTATTCTA GGTTCCCGGCGGCCACCTGCTCTGCCGACCGGTCAGGAGATGGCGTCACCACTGACGGACCTCCCCGTCCACCTCCTGGCCGAGATCTTCCTCTGGCTGCTCGACCCGGCTGACCTCGCCCGCGCCTCCGCGGCCTGCGTCACCTTCCGCCGGCTCGCCACCAACGGCTCCTTCCTCCGCGCCTTCCGCAGCCTCCACGCCCCGCTCCACCTCGCGCTCCTCAACCTCGGCGGGTTCCACCCAGCCCTCCCGCCTCACCCCTCCGCGCCCACCGCCCGCGCGCTCGCCCTCGTCGCCGACTTCAAGTTCTCGTTCCTCCCCTCCCACCGCCGATGGATCGTGTGGGACGTCCGCGACGGCCGCGTCCTCCTCTCCCGCAAGATCACAGAAGATGGGCAGCCCCGAGTCTTCCCGGAGCTCGCGGTGTGCGACCCCTTGCACCGGCGGTATTTCCTGCTTCCCCCAGTACCTGACGACCTAGCCGCTTCGGTGGAGCACAGGCTCCCCCACCCTTTCCTCGCTCCCAtcggcgaggaggaggcggcacCCACGGAAGAGACGGCATTCAGGGTGATCTGTTTGGCACCTGGCAAAACTAAGCTGGCGGCCTTCGCCTTCTCTTGGAGCACAGGACAATGGCGAGATGCTGCATCCAAGTATTTGAGTGATTTGGGCCTTGCCATGGGTGACTCGGACATGATGTCATGGATGAACCCTTTTTATCTCAGGCGCCATTATGCTTATGGTTGCTTCTACTGGGACTTTCTCGTGGTCAAGCGGAACCTGTTGGTCGTGCTTGACATCAGGAGGATGGAGTTCTCCATTGCAGAACTACCACCCGGAGAATGGTATAGGAAAGGTGTAGCCATTGTTGAGGCAGGGGAAGCCAGGCTTGGGATGTTTGGTCTCCGTGGTGAAAATGAAATTGCATCTGATCTCAGTTATGCCATTGTGCGAAACAGCGGTGAGAGTACCAACCAGTGGCTGATGGAGAAGACAATCTCACTAGATTCTGGGTACCACTATTTTATCAAAGCTGTAACAGAGAGGTGTTTGCTATTGATGAGAACAGAATCCCTGCGAGGTTCACCTATAGAGAAGCCACTCCTTGAGTATTTCACAATGGACATCAACACATTGCAGCTTCAGAGG ATTCAGTGGAGTCGCCAACAGATCAGCTTTTCTGAGTTCAGAGTGGTTGCTGTTTCGATACCATGGAGTTGTCACCAGATGTGA